The following proteins are co-located in the Rhizobium sp. NLR16a genome:
- a CDS encoding universal stress protein — MSADLIVMGAYNHPRWQQTIFGGVTRGMIEESRMPIFMAH; from the coding sequence GTGTCCGCCGACCTGATCGTCATGGGTGCCTATAACCATCCCCGCTGGCAGCAGACGATCTTTGGCGGCGTGACGCGCGGCATGATCGAAGAAAGCAGGATGCCGATATTCATGGCCCACTGA